A portion of the Cellulophaga algicola DSM 14237 genome contains these proteins:
- a CDS encoding WcaI family glycosyltransferase, translating into MENIVKKKLLFIGYNFSPELTGIGKYSGEMMHWLASQGHHCTVLTAYPYYPYWKVQEPYRKNRFWYKKEVVDFPSGGKLTVVRCPMYVPANPSGAKRMLLDTSFSSSAFAVVFAKLFQKKYDWVISIAPSFQFGLLGVLYKKLKGAKHLHHIQDLQIEAAQDLGLIKSPTLLKLLYGTERFIFKHTDVVSSISDGMIERIERKANKPLLFFPNWTDTNSFFPLENKTGLKEQFGFKASDWVVLYSGAIGEKQGLEAILHAAVALKTKQDIQFVICGTGPYKEKLITMTKEMNLTNVHYLPLQPMEAFNSFLNMADLHLVIQKEKASDLVMPSKLTTILAVGGLSLITANPSASLHKLVSKYNMGILVAAENQKALNEGILKAFEDTNTQKMTDAARAYAQEFLAIENIMTAFEKQL; encoded by the coding sequence TTGGAAAATATTGTAAAAAAAAAACTTTTATTTATAGGATATAATTTTTCACCTGAGTTAACAGGGATTGGAAAGTATTCAGGAGAAATGATGCATTGGCTAGCTTCTCAAGGTCACCATTGTACCGTACTCACGGCGTACCCCTACTACCCCTATTGGAAAGTTCAAGAACCGTATCGAAAAAATCGTTTTTGGTATAAAAAGGAAGTGGTAGACTTTCCTTCTGGCGGTAAATTAACTGTAGTTCGTTGTCCTATGTATGTGCCGGCAAATCCGAGCGGTGCTAAACGCATGCTTTTAGACACCTCATTTTCTTCCTCAGCTTTTGCTGTAGTATTTGCAAAATTATTTCAAAAGAAATACGATTGGGTTATTTCTATAGCTCCCTCTTTTCAATTTGGACTTTTGGGCGTTTTGTATAAAAAACTAAAAGGAGCAAAACATTTACACCATATTCAAGATCTTCAAATTGAAGCTGCTCAAGATTTAGGGCTTATTAAATCTCCTACACTTTTAAAATTGTTATACGGAACCGAACGCTTTATATTTAAACATACAGATGTTGTAAGTAGTATTTCTGATGGGATGATAGAACGTATTGAAAGAAAAGCAAATAAACCTTTATTATTTTTTCCGAACTGGACGGATACCAATAGTTTTTTTCCTTTAGAGAATAAAACAGGCTTAAAAGAGCAATTCGGTTTTAAAGCTTCAGATTGGGTCGTTTTATATTCGGGTGCTATTGGTGAAAAACAAGGACTGGAAGCAATTTTACATGCAGCTGTAGCCTTAAAAACTAAACAAGACATTCAATTTGTCATCTGTGGTACAGGACCATACAAAGAAAAATTAATCACCATGACCAAAGAAATGAACTTAACTAATGTTCATTACTTACCCTTGCAACCAATGGAAGCTTTCAATTCATTTTTAAACATGGCCGATTTGCATTTGGTCATACAGAAAGAAAAAGCAAGTGACTTGGTGATGCCATCCAAACTAACGACCATATTAGCGGTCGGTGGCTTATCTTTAATCACGGCAAACCCTAGTGCTAGTCTACATAAATTGGTATCCAAATATAACATGGGGATACTTGTAGCTGCAGAAAACCAAAAAGCCTTAAATGAAGGAATTTTGAAAGCTTTTGAAGATACAAATACTCAAAAAATGACGGATGCTGCCAGGGCTTATGCACAAGAATTTTTAGCCATCGAAAATATCATGACTGCTTTTGAAAAACAACTGTGA
- a CDS encoding CgeB family protein, which produces MNILYLGQSGKASTSYHRAKALERIGHTVTIANPYEILDDLGNLISKIHYKTGYRFLQKKVQKWINTSIPQNDIDIVWVNSGELFGLKNIQLLKTKFKKPILLYNNDDPTGGRDGNRFNMLLTAIPEYDMCVVMRELNVAEYYKKGAKKVIRVFMSYDEIEHAPLPESSIEEKFKSEVSFIGTNIPGDNRDKFLLTLIEKGIPISIWGARWERSQYWQQLKPFFRGNSLKGKDYIAAIQGSKICLGLLSKGNRDLHTTRTFEIPFVGSLFCAERTSEHADLFKENEEAVFWTNAVECAEKCQNLLNNEELINKISENGRTKITQTNRGNEDVVRHILKSIN; this is translated from the coding sequence ATGAACATTTTATATCTAGGCCAGAGTGGCAAAGCTAGCACTTCATATCACAGAGCCAAAGCATTAGAAAGAATAGGCCATACGGTGACAATAGCCAACCCCTATGAAATTTTAGATGATTTAGGCAACTTAATATCTAAAATACATTACAAAACAGGATATCGTTTTTTACAAAAAAAAGTTCAAAAGTGGATTAACACTAGTATCCCTCAGAACGATATTGATATTGTTTGGGTTAATAGTGGAGAATTATTTGGACTAAAAAATATTCAATTACTCAAAACAAAATTTAAAAAACCCATCTTATTATATAATAATGATGATCCTACCGGAGGGCGTGACGGGAACAGGTTTAACATGTTACTAACTGCAATACCAGAATATGATATGTGTGTAGTAATGAGGGAACTTAATGTAGCTGAATATTATAAAAAAGGAGCGAAAAAAGTAATCCGAGTCTTCATGAGTTATGATGAAATTGAACATGCACCGCTGCCAGAATCATCGATTGAGGAAAAATTTAAATCAGAAGTAAGTTTTATAGGAACAAATATTCCCGGAGATAACCGTGACAAATTCTTACTTACCTTAATAGAAAAGGGAATTCCTATTTCTATTTGGGGCGCCCGATGGGAAAGATCCCAATATTGGCAACAGTTAAAACCGTTTTTTAGAGGAAATTCTTTAAAAGGCAAAGATTATATCGCTGCAATTCAAGGTTCAAAAATATGTTTAGGTCTATTATCAAAAGGAAATAGAGATTTACATACTACTCGCACATTTGAAATACCATTTGTTGGAAGTTTATTTTGTGCCGAAAGGACTAGTGAACACGCTGATTTATTCAAAGAAAATGAAGAAGCTGTATTTTGGACCAATGCCGTAGAATGTGCTGAAAAATGTCAAAATTTATTAAATAACGAAGAATTAATTAATAAAATTTCGGAAAACGGACGAACAAAAATCACACAAACCAATAGGGGAAATGAGGATGTAGTGCGTCATATATTAAAAAGTATTAATTAA
- a CDS encoding sugar-transfer associated ATP-grasp domain-containing protein codes for MSLLKKSIKERLEKYDRYRYHYYSNKIATKSLNSLVQEKGKFPSVLKKRADEYAVEILGSKKFAPWLYVYSHFTGDFKEGWIPDNFYGKVVIQKIQGDYGKVSFLKPLTNRLFQHEISPDLGYYINGVWFDSNYKTIQKENIGKLLFSQTDKIIYKLDQSFQGKGIHVFHKKDFNPTLIAKLGNGVIQRFIQQHEFFNAFTPDSVATIRLTTVIDNDAKISLRAAYLRLGRNKNKYVTTNEHIRIPIDMKNGTLDALGYLPNWHQILHHPDTQEQFEAKQIPNFKACKDLVLNLHQNMPMVRAIGWDLCVDAQNTPIVMEWNGYSNDIKFSEASQGPCFKDLAWGKLRI; via the coding sequence ATGAGTTTACTGAAAAAATCAATCAAAGAACGTTTAGAAAAGTACGACAGGTATCGTTACCATTACTATTCTAATAAAATTGCAACCAAATCTCTAAATAGTCTCGTTCAAGAAAAAGGCAAATTCCCTTCGGTATTAAAAAAAAGAGCAGATGAATATGCTGTAGAAATCTTGGGTTCAAAAAAATTTGCACCTTGGCTTTATGTATACAGCCATTTTACCGGAGATTTTAAAGAAGGTTGGATTCCCGATAATTTTTACGGCAAAGTGGTCATTCAGAAAATTCAAGGAGACTATGGAAAGGTTTCCTTTTTAAAACCTTTAACTAACCGACTATTTCAACATGAAATAAGTCCAGATTTAGGATATTATATTAATGGCGTGTGGTTTGATTCTAATTATAAAACAATTCAAAAAGAGAATATAGGTAAATTATTATTTTCACAAACAGATAAAATTATCTATAAACTAGATCAATCCTTTCAAGGAAAAGGCATTCATGTATTTCACAAAAAAGATTTTAACCCTACTCTAATTGCTAAATTAGGAAATGGCGTGATCCAAAGATTTATACAGCAACATGAATTTTTTAATGCATTCACCCCAGATTCAGTTGCTACCATCCGCTTGACGACAGTGATAGATAATGATGCTAAAATTAGCTTACGAGCTGCATATCTTCGTCTAGGTCGGAATAAAAATAAGTATGTCACTACAAATGAACATATTCGGATTCCAATTGACATGAAAAATGGTACACTTGATGCTTTAGGATATCTCCCTAATTGGCATCAAATTTTACACCATCCAGACACACAAGAACAATTTGAAGCGAAACAAATTCCAAATTTCAAAGCATGTAAAGATTTGGTCTTGAACTTACATCAAAATATGCCTATGGTACGAGCTATAGGCTGGGACCTCTGTGTAGATGCTCAAAATACACCAATTGTAATGGAGTGGAATGGCTATAGTAATGATATTAAATTTTCTGAGGCTAGCCAAGGTCCATGTTTTAAAGATCTAGCATGGGGCAAGCTACGTATATAA
- a CDS encoding acyltransferase, whose protein sequence is MKKILNILIIPMPWKIKRFLLVKFWNYKIDPTAKIGLAYIFPKNLIMEKGSRINHFTVAINLDTIFLKENSSINRSNWITGFPQKVGSKHFQHQLDRKSQLIVGKETSITKNHHIDCTNVVEIGDFTTIAGYNTQFLTHSVDIYKNIQDSFPIKIGDYCFVGTNCVILGGSTLPSFSVLGAKSLLNKSFTDEHMLYAGVSAKPIKSIDTTAKYFHRKSGFIA, encoded by the coding sequence ATGAAAAAAATTCTAAATATTTTAATTATTCCAATGCCTTGGAAAATTAAACGATTTCTTCTTGTTAAATTCTGGAATTACAAAATAGATCCTACTGCAAAAATAGGACTCGCCTATATCTTTCCTAAAAATTTAATTATGGAAAAAGGAAGTCGCATCAATCACTTTACTGTAGCCATCAACCTAGATACAATTTTTCTAAAAGAAAACTCATCAATAAATCGTTCTAACTGGATTACTGGATTTCCACAAAAGGTTGGATCAAAACATTTTCAACATCAGCTAGATAGAAAAAGCCAATTAATAGTAGGGAAAGAAACTTCAATTACTAAAAACCACCATATAGACTGTACCAATGTTGTAGAAATTGGTGACTTCACTACTATTGCAGGTTACAACACACAATTCTTAACCCATTCTGTAGATATCTATAAAAACATACAAGATAGTTTTCCCATTAAAATAGGAGATTATTGTTTTGTTGGCACAAACTGTGTAATCTTAGGCGGTTCTACCTTACCCTCATTTTCTGTTTTAGGTGCAAAATCTCTTTTAAACAAATCCTTTACTGATGAACATATGTTATATGCAGGAGTTTCTGCTAAACCTATAAAATCAATTGATACAACGGCCAAATATTTTCATAGAAAATCAGGGTTTATTGCCTAA
- a CDS encoding acyltransferase family protein, whose protein sequence is MKIREFGRLKILDSIRGIAAVIVLFHHIFKLNKETFKAILNDSFFYILNFISGLNKEAVLLFFVISGFSIGLSTFKRPLVNLSDLNTYFYRRLKRILPIYWIAILLSLGIGILANTTYLKDFSVFNLIGNLLFLQTSDSIPESWFIPYGLNGPLWSLSYEMFFYLLFPFVYFFSKKYLPKYKLYVKYFGLILLVLAGLAFNKKVLFIPQLLFLTGFIVWILGYISSEYFTHYKKNALFFACNLVVGFLLIYFENKIPSDSINFISKGMVITTIFHFSIMLFDKIKVKKLEAFLNFLFFKIGEGSYAIYALHYPILVYFEMKNISLMYQLIFMPFFFVLCYHLEKKSLKWKLNFLQRNYTKPIALLRHDK, encoded by the coding sequence ATGAAAATAAGAGAATTTGGCAGACTTAAAATTTTAGATAGCATAAGAGGCATCGCAGCGGTGATTGTCTTATTCCATCATATTTTTAAATTGAATAAAGAAACATTTAAAGCAATATTAAATGATTCGTTTTTCTATATATTAAACTTTATTTCTGGACTTAACAAAGAGGCTGTTTTATTGTTTTTTGTAATTTCTGGTTTTTCAATTGGTCTAAGTACATTTAAAAGACCCCTCGTTAATTTATCAGACTTAAACACGTATTTTTATAGAAGACTTAAACGTATCCTTCCTATTTATTGGATAGCTATTCTCCTATCTCTAGGTATTGGTATTTTAGCCAACACTACTTATTTGAAAGATTTTAGTGTCTTTAATTTAATAGGAAATCTATTATTTCTGCAAACTAGTGATTCAATACCTGAATCTTGGTTTATTCCATATGGCTTAAATGGTCCTTTATGGTCGCTTTCTTATGAAATGTTCTTTTACCTATTATTTCCATTTGTATATTTTTTTAGTAAAAAGTACTTACCCAAGTACAAACTATATGTCAAATATTTTGGCTTAATACTTCTGGTATTGGCTGGATTGGCTTTTAATAAAAAAGTGCTATTTATTCCCCAACTATTATTTTTAACAGGATTTATTGTTTGGATATTGGGCTATATATCGTCAGAATATTTTACACATTATAAAAAAAATGCTTTGTTTTTTGCCTGTAATTTAGTAGTTGGCTTTTTGCTTATTTATTTTGAAAATAAAATACCATCAGACAGCATTAACTTTATTTCAAAAGGAATGGTGATCACTACAATTTTTCACTTTAGCATAATGCTATTTGACAAAATTAAGGTTAAAAAACTTGAAGCTTTTCTCAATTTTTTATTCTTCAAAATAGGAGAAGGAAGCTACGCAATTTATGCATTACACTACCCCATTTTAGTATATTTTGAAATGAAAAATATTAGCTTGATGTATCAATTAATTTTCATGCCATTTTTCTTTGTTCTTTGCTATCATCTAGAAAAAAAATCTCTAAAATGGAAATTGAATTTCCTGCAACGCAATTATACTAAACCTATAGCTTTACTTAGACATGATAAGTAA
- a CDS encoding phenylacetate--CoA ligase family protein produces the protein MGNSLAKAVFSFKTKILNPKLNRLHQKTKNTLKEPNLEAYNFKKRQELFKHAVTHSEFYTKKYAKLSLSKNGLQSREEFLKIPPLTRAELVENFESIKVKDIASINSKKMSTSGSTGHPVSILRDLRHPETPIRWRILQWWGIQPWENQAFIYRYKRPFSERLRNSLLWWPTKRIFLAAANPSKEHLEKFVNDFNRIKPTLLQGYVDVVFEFALYLLDNNIKINPPKMVWVTSAPLFEEQRELMEKAFGAPVCDQYGNTEIMLIAAECPAQKGLHIMQDTVHIEFVDKENQPVPPNTTGRILLTDLTNYAFPLIRYDIGDEGRFIDEMCSCGKQLPLMENVRGRQAHNIQTPSGLRIRGEHLMAMFNGHMKNFKEIQLRQDADYSVSMEYVPRGHHNHSKEIQDMAELIIQRSRSEIKVYPKEVQKIQQVGRKTPLIVSYLK, from the coding sequence ATGGGGAATAGCTTAGCTAAAGCAGTTTTTTCGTTTAAAACAAAAATTTTAAATCCAAAACTAAACCGCTTACATCAAAAAACCAAAAACACGCTAAAGGAACCAAATTTAGAGGCTTACAATTTTAAAAAGCGCCAAGAGCTTTTTAAACATGCGGTAACACATTCAGAATTTTACACAAAAAAATATGCAAAATTAAGCTTATCAAAAAATGGACTTCAGTCTAGAGAAGAATTTTTAAAAATTCCACCCTTAACCAGAGCGGAATTAGTCGAAAACTTTGAAAGTATTAAAGTAAAAGATATCGCTTCAATAAATAGTAAGAAAATGAGTACCTCAGGAAGTACGGGCCACCCTGTATCTATTCTACGAGATTTAAGACATCCCGAGACACCTATTCGATGGCGGATATTACAATGGTGGGGGATTCAACCTTGGGAAAATCAAGCATTTATCTATCGCTATAAAAGGCCTTTCTCTGAACGATTAAGAAATTCTTTACTTTGGTGGCCTACGAAGCGGATTTTTTTAGCAGCCGCAAATCCTAGCAAAGAGCACTTGGAGAAATTCGTTAATGATTTCAACCGCATAAAACCTACCTTATTGCAAGGCTATGTAGATGTTGTTTTTGAATTTGCGCTATATCTACTAGACAATAATATAAAAATAAATCCTCCAAAAATGGTTTGGGTTACTTCTGCCCCCCTGTTTGAAGAACAGCGAGAATTAATGGAGAAAGCTTTTGGCGCTCCCGTATGCGATCAATATGGAAATACAGAAATTATGTTAATTGCAGCAGAATGCCCAGCCCAAAAAGGCTTACATATTATGCAGGATACGGTTCATATAGAATTTGTTGATAAAGAAAACCAACCGGTACCCCCAAATACCACGGGAAGAATCTTATTAACAGATTTGACAAATTATGCCTTTCCTTTGATCCGTTACGATATTGGTGATGAAGGAAGATTTATAGATGAAATGTGTAGTTGTGGAAAACAACTTCCTTTAATGGAGAACGTACGGGGGAGACAAGCACATAATATCCAAACACCTTCTGGTTTGAGAATACGCGGCGAACATTTAATGGCCATGTTTAATGGGCATATGAAGAATTTTAAGGAAATACAATTACGGCAAGATGCAGATTATTCGGTTTCTATGGAATATGTTCCAAGGGGTCATCATAACCACAGTAAAGAAATTCAGGATATGGCAGAATTAATTATTCAACGTTCGCGATCAGAAATTAAAGTTTATCCCAAAGAAGTACAAAAAATACAACAAGTAGGCAGAAAAACTCCTTTAATCGTAAGTTATTTAAAGTAA
- a CDS encoding glycosyltransferase family 4 protein, with amino-acid sequence MRINYFFRHPKVGFSIQRVFQTVNLGVKKVFETEETFLPNPKSNIPAIFKNGMFARKKQLDINHITGDAHYLLYFLNTSKTVVTVHDIMYYSYLSGIKKKLWKILYIDSLTRAEKVVFISEFAQQQVLNEINLAQNQYSIIPNPVSPDFTLKPKKFNKVKPVILHIGGKMERKNLARTIQALENISCHLRIIGKLSEKNSQLLQECKTDFSNAFNLTNEEIVMEYENCDIVNFPSLFEGFGMPIIEGQAVGRIVVTSNIPPMNQVAGGGAVLVEPTDITSIKNAYEDIITNAVFREEIIQQGIKNVEKYKLSTITNQYATLYNELIEK; translated from the coding sequence ATGAGAATTAACTATTTTTTCAGGCATCCTAAAGTGGGTTTTTCTATTCAACGCGTTTTTCAAACGGTTAACTTAGGGGTTAAAAAAGTATTCGAAACAGAAGAGACTTTTTTACCTAACCCAAAATCAAATATTCCTGCAATTTTCAAAAACGGAATGTTCGCAAGGAAAAAACAACTAGACATTAACCATATCACTGGTGATGCTCATTACCTGCTTTATTTTTTAAATACATCCAAAACGGTAGTTACAGTACATGATATCATGTACTACTCCTATTTATCAGGGATCAAAAAAAAGCTTTGGAAAATTCTGTATATCGATTCTTTAACAAGAGCCGAAAAGGTCGTTTTTATTTCAGAATTTGCACAACAGCAGGTGCTAAATGAGATTAATTTAGCTCAAAATCAATATAGCATTATCCCAAACCCAGTATCGCCAGATTTCACATTAAAGCCAAAGAAATTTAATAAGGTAAAACCTGTGATTCTCCATATTGGTGGTAAGATGGAACGAAAGAACTTAGCGAGAACCATACAAGCGCTAGAAAATATTTCCTGTCATTTACGTATTATAGGAAAACTAAGCGAGAAAAACAGTCAATTATTACAAGAATGTAAAACCGATTTCTCCAATGCCTTTAACTTGACAAATGAAGAAATTGTAATGGAGTATGAAAATTGTGATATCGTGAATTTCCCTTCACTTTTTGAAGGTTTTGGAATGCCTATTATTGAAGGGCAAGCGGTAGGCAGAATTGTAGTTACCTCAAATATACCTCCCATGAATCAAGTAGCTGGCGGTGGTGCTGTTTTAGTTGAGCCTACAGATATAACATCGATCAAGAATGCGTATGAAGATATTATTACCAATGCTGTTTTTCGTGAAGAAATAATTCAACAAGGTATAAAAAACGTAGAAAAATACAAATTATCAACAATCACCAATCAGTACGCCACTTTGTACAATGAACTAATTGAAAAATGA
- a CDS encoding glycosyltransferase, with amino-acid sequence MKILRVISSMHPKQGGPCQGIRNSIPELEKLGVKNEVVCLDETISDYGIKDPFPIHTLGSSTTPWKYHKNLIPWLLSNFQRFDVVIIHGLWTYHSHGTIKAILKYRKENTISPKVYAMPHGMLDPYFQKAKERKLKALRNDVYWKLFENNVINKADGILFTCEEELLLARTTFPNYKPQREINVGYGIQAPPHYTDSMKKVLLEKVPEWNTKPFLIFLSRIHTKKGVDLLIKSYLKLEKELNSLPQLIIAGPGLDEAYGKELLKLASTSSNILFPGMLSGDAKWGAFYESEAFILPSHQENFGIAVVEALACSKPVLISDKVNIWREITSENGGFVQNDTEADTYTLLKQWLALAPSEKSKMSENAQKVYATKFTIAQGAKSLLAGLKTN; translated from the coding sequence ATGAAAATACTTCGCGTAATATCCAGTATGCATCCAAAACAAGGAGGACCTTGTCAAGGAATCCGTAATTCTATTCCCGAATTAGAAAAACTCGGTGTTAAAAATGAGGTAGTTTGTTTAGATGAAACTATTTCTGATTATGGGATTAAAGACCCCTTTCCTATTCACACTTTAGGATCAAGTACCACACCTTGGAAATATCATAAAAATTTAATCCCTTGGCTTTTATCAAACTTTCAAAGGTTTGATGTGGTCATAATTCATGGTCTATGGACTTATCATAGTCATGGGACTATTAAGGCTATTCTAAAGTATAGAAAAGAAAATACCATTTCGCCCAAAGTTTACGCTATGCCACATGGTATGCTAGATCCTTATTTTCAAAAAGCAAAAGAAAGAAAGCTAAAAGCTTTGCGAAATGATGTGTATTGGAAGCTTTTTGAAAATAACGTAATCAATAAAGCAGATGGTATATTATTTACTTGTGAGGAGGAACTACTATTGGCACGAACTACCTTCCCAAATTATAAACCGCAACGTGAAATTAATGTAGGGTATGGCATTCAAGCACCACCGCATTATACAGATTCCATGAAAAAGGTATTGCTAGAAAAAGTACCAGAATGGAATACTAAACCTTTTTTAATCTTCTTAAGTAGAATTCATACTAAAAAAGGAGTTGACTTGTTAATTAAATCCTATTTGAAATTAGAAAAAGAATTAAATTCATTACCTCAGCTAATTATTGCAGGACCTGGGTTAGATGAAGCATACGGTAAAGAACTATTAAAATTAGCATCAACCTCTTCCAACATATTATTTCCAGGAATGCTTTCGGGTGATGCCAAATGGGGTGCTTTTTATGAAAGTGAAGCTTTCATTTTACCCAGTCATCAAGAAAATTTTGGTATCGCTGTCGTAGAAGCCTTAGCTTGTAGCAAACCTGTATTAATTAGCGATAAAGTAAACATATGGCGCGAAATTACTTCTGAAAACGGAGGATTTGTTCAAAATGATACCGAAGCAGACACCTATACGCTTTTAAAACAATGGTTAGCATTGGCTCCCTCAGAAAAATCTAAAATGAGCGAAAATGCCCAAAAAGTATATGCAACAAAATTTACAATAGCACAAGGGGCTAAATCGCT
- a CDS encoding VanZ family protein produces the protein MSKPSSSTKFKYIGISLFCFGIFLVFLFSWKTNPNVGEYTFLPDWLIDWADQFKNNRKRTAVPFVFLGFLAGLYLIYIKKKSLRFWFLTGIILVLTVVIAELGQYFIPSRDPDPKDVLWGSIGAGLGLLPLFIFDKIITLFKK, from the coding sequence ATGTCAAAACCATCATCCTCTACAAAATTTAAATATATAGGTATCAGCTTATTCTGTTTTGGAATATTTCTAGTATTTCTATTCAGTTGGAAAACTAATCCGAACGTAGGCGAATATACTTTTCTACCCGATTGGCTCATAGATTGGGCTGATCAATTTAAAAATAACCGTAAAAGGACAGCGGTACCCTTTGTTTTCCTCGGATTTTTAGCAGGACTCTACTTAATATACATTAAAAAAAAGAGCCTCCGCTTTTGGTTTCTAACAGGTATAATTTTAGTCCTCACTGTAGTCATTGCAGAACTAGGACAATATTTTATTCCTTCACGTGATCCAGACCCAAAAGATGTTCTTTGGGGAAGTATTGGAGCCGGATTAGGTCTACTCCCACTTTTTATATTTGATAAAATAATAACCTTATTTAAAAAATAA
- a CDS encoding glycosyltransferase, with translation MDSIIKNRKHITHCHDFIALKSAFGSIEENPTSWSGRIYQKLIHTGFSKATNFISISKNTQKELEQFLLKKPTISTQVYNALDEKFKPGNIIKARLVISQEIDSDASKGYVLHVGGNTFYKNRIGVIKIYNAWRKLSKTNLPLVMIGSAPTANILALKDKSLYKKDIHFLTKAADPVLVKAYQGASIFIFPSLLESFVFPIAETMASGCPVITTNEAPMNEIAGKAAFYISKCPTEDTLDWEKDSAKVLEQILQLHFEDRKLSIQKGLEQSSKFDKNIILDQIEKSINELNNSCIQTPSQ, from the coding sequence GTGGACTCCATAATAAAAAACAGAAAACATATAACCCATTGCCATGATTTTATCGCATTAAAGTCAGCCTTTGGTTCCATAGAAGAAAACCCTACGAGCTGGAGTGGTAGAATATATCAAAAATTAATTCATACAGGCTTTTCTAAAGCCACTAATTTTATATCTATCTCAAAAAATACTCAAAAAGAATTAGAACAATTTCTATTAAAAAAACCTACAATTAGTACTCAAGTATATAATGCACTAGATGAAAAATTTAAACCTGGAAATATAATAAAAGCTAGATTAGTAATTAGCCAAGAAATTGATTCAGATGCCTCTAAAGGGTACGTTTTACATGTAGGAGGAAACACCTTTTATAAAAATAGAATTGGAGTCATAAAAATTTATAACGCTTGGCGTAAACTAAGCAAAACTAATCTACCCTTAGTCATGATCGGTTCTGCACCAACGGCAAACATACTAGCCCTGAAGGACAAATCATTGTATAAGAAAGACATTCATTTTTTAACAAAAGCGGCAGATCCGGTTTTAGTGAAAGCCTATCAAGGGGCGAGTATTTTTATTTTTCCTTCCCTATTAGAGAGTTTTGTCTTTCCAATAGCGGAAACTATGGCATCTGGATGTCCCGTAATTACAACAAATGAAGCTCCTATGAATGAAATAGCCGGCAAAGCTGCTTTCTACATTTCTAAATGCCCCACCGAGGACACTTTAGATTGGGAAAAAGATTCAGCAAAAGTTTTGGAACAAATACTACAACTTCATTTTGAAGATAGAAAGCTATCAATTCAAAAAGGATTAGAACAGAGTAGCAAATTTGATAAAAATATTATTCTTGATCAAATAGAGAAATCTATAAACGAATTAAATAATAGCTGTATACAAACCCCTAGTCAATAA